One genomic segment of Alphaproteobacteria bacterium LSUCC0719 includes these proteins:
- a CDS encoding integration host factor subunit beta, producing MTRSELIARLAAKNPALYHRDIERLVGTILDEIGGALERGDRVELRGFGAFSVRHRKARTGRNPRTGASVEVAEKKVPFFKMGKGMRERLNR from the coding sequence GTGACACGTTCGGAACTAATCGCCAGGCTGGCGGCGAAGAACCCTGCTTTGTATCACCGTGACATTGAAAGGCTGGTGGGAACCATCCTTGACGAGATCGGTGGTGCGCTGGAACGCGGCGATCGTGTTGAGCTGCGTGGCTTCGGGGCTTTTTCTGTCCGTCACCGCAAGGCGCGTACCGGCAGGAACCCGCGAACCGGGGCCAGCGTCGAAGTTGCCGAGAAGAAAGTACCTTTCTTCAAGATGGGCAAGGGTATGCGTGAGCGGTTGAACCGCTGA
- a CDS encoding lipopolysaccharide assembly protein LapA domain-containing protein, translating to MRFIGRFFWVIISLGTIVLAMVFAASNNHMVIVKLWPLAGQLELAIWMLTLGAICAGAVIGGGLVWLSLVAARSRNWRLKRQLGKAEQRANTAETRLAEMEQGKTTTPPVLGGHS from the coding sequence ATGCGTTTCATAGGCCGTTTTTTCTGGGTGATCATCTCGCTTGGCACGATTGTGTTGGCGATGGTCTTTGCCGCCTCCAACAATCACATGGTCATTGTGAAGCTGTGGCCGCTGGCCGGCCAGCTTGAGCTGGCCATATGGATGCTGACACTCGGTGCGATCTGTGCCGGCGCGGTCATTGGTGGCGGTCTTGTCTGGCTTTCACTTGTCGCGGCGCGGTCACGCAACTGGCGGCTGAAGCGCCAGCTCGGCAAGGCCGAGCAACGCGCCAACACCGCCGAAACAAGACTGGCGGAGATGGAACAGGGCAAGACCACGACACCACCCGTCCTTGGAGGCCATTCATGA
- a CDS encoding phosphoribosylanthranilate isomerase — translation MTPQQALDTSIAVKVCGIGTTGDYDVCRDAGAAFVGMVFYPRSPRHLDLATARTLADHADRTAPHAAAPARVALTVDMEDDGLAAVIEAARPDYLQLHGDETPERASRIRDRFDLPLIRAIRVAGSADLEICGSWDGIAEWLLFDAKGDPSGLPGGTGHVFDWTLLANHAGQTRWMLAGGLSQQNVARAIAVTGASAVDVSSGVESAPGKKDADRIRNFVLAAQLG, via the coding sequence ATGACGCCGCAACAGGCGCTGGATACATCCATCGCGGTAAAGGTGTGCGGCATCGGCACGACCGGAGACTATGATGTCTGCCGGGATGCCGGCGCCGCCTTTGTGGGGATGGTGTTCTATCCACGTTCACCACGGCACCTTGACCTTGCAACAGCGCGGACGCTGGCCGACCATGCCGACCGGACCGCGCCGCATGCCGCGGCCCCCGCCCGTGTTGCCCTGACCGTCGACATGGAGGATGACGGCCTTGCCGCCGTGATTGAGGCCGCGCGTCCGGACTATCTGCAGCTTCACGGCGATGAAACACCCGAACGCGCCAGCCGGATCCGTGATCGATTCGACCTGCCGCTGATCCGCGCCATCCGGGTGGCGGGATCTGCCGACCTTGAGATCTGCGGTTCCTGGGACGGGATTGCCGAGTGGCTGCTTTTCGACGCCAAGGGGGATCCCAGCGGTCTGCCGGGCGGCACCGGCCATGTGTTCGACTGGACGCTGCTTGCCAACCATGCCGGGCAGACAAGATGGATGCTTGCCGGCGGCCTGTCCCAGCAGAATGTCGCACGGGCCATTGCGGTCACCGGGGCCAGCGCCGTTGATGTCTCCAGCGGCGTTGAATCGGCACCCGGAAAAAAAGACGCAGACCGCATTCGCAACTTTGTCTTGGCGGCCCAGCTGGGGTAG
- the trpB gene encoding tryptophan synthase subunit beta, protein MTDINMNSLRNQPDERGRFGMHGGRFVAETLMPLILQVESAYKAAQSDKEFADELAYYQTHYVGRPSPLYFAERLTAHYGGAKLYLKRDELNHTGAHKINNVLGQALLAKRMGKTRIIAETGAGQHGVATATACALFDMECEVFMGEEDVRRQKPNVDRMRLLGAKVHPVTSGTGTLKDAMNEALRYWVANAETHFYIIGTVAGPHPYPQMVRDFQSVIGREARQQIMDAEGRLPDTIVACIGGGSNAMGLFHPFLDDDSVRIFGVEAAGKGIPSGLHAASLTGGTPGVLHGNRTYLLQNEDGQIIDAHSISAGLDYPGIGPEHSWLHDMKRVEYVSATDEEALDAFQLCSRLEGIIPALEPSHALSFVGTIIGDMDKDEIVILNMCGRGDKDLGAVLPMLEERGKL, encoded by the coding sequence ATGACCGATATCAACATGAATTCCCTGCGCAACCAGCCCGACGAGCGAGGCCGCTTTGGCATGCATGGCGGGCGCTTTGTCGCTGAAACATTGATGCCTCTGATCCTGCAGGTGGAAAGCGCCTACAAGGCGGCCCAGAGCGATAAAGAATTCGCCGACGAGCTTGCCTATTACCAGACGCATTATGTGGGACGGCCAAGCCCGCTATATTTCGCCGAGCGACTGACGGCGCATTATGGCGGTGCCAAGCTGTATCTGAAGCGCGACGAGCTGAACCATACCGGCGCGCACAAGATCAACAACGTTCTCGGACAGGCGCTGCTTGCCAAGCGGATGGGCAAGACAAGGATCATCGCCGAGACAGGTGCCGGCCAGCACGGTGTCGCCACCGCCACGGCATGCGCCCTGTTCGACATGGAATGCGAAGTCTTCATGGGTGAAGAGGATGTGCGTCGGCAAAAGCCGAATGTCGACCGGATGCGGCTTCTGGGTGCCAAGGTTCATCCGGTGACATCGGGAACCGGCACGCTGAAGGACGCCATGAACGAGGCGCTGCGCTACTGGGTGGCGAATGCCGAGACGCATTTCTACATCATCGGCACTGTTGCCGGACCACATCCCTATCCACAGATGGTGCGTGATTTCCAGTCGGTGATTGGCCGTGAGGCCCGCCAGCAGATTATGGATGCCGAGGGACGCCTGCCCGACACCATCGTTGCCTGTATCGGCGGCGGGTCGAACGCGATGGGGCTGTTCCATCCCTTCCTTGACGATGATTCGGTGCGGATCTTCGGTGTCGAGGCGGCCGGCAAGGGTATCCCGTCCGGACTCCACGCAGCCTCGCTGACAGGTGGCACGCCGGGCGTTCTGCATGGCAACCGGACCTATCTGCTGCAGAATGAAGATGGCCAGATCATTGACGCACATTCCATTTCAGCGGGTCTGGACTATCCGGGGATCGGCCCGGAACATTCATGGCTCCATGATATGAAACGGGTCGAATATGTCAGCGCCACGGACGAAGAGGCGCTTGATGCGTTCCAACTGTGTTCACGCCTGGAAGGCATCATCCCGGCGCTTGAGCCATCGCACGCCCTGTCTTTTGTCGGCACGATCATCGGCGACATGGACAAGGACGAGATCGTGATCCTCAACATGTGTGGACGCGGCGACAAGGACCTTGGTGCGGTGCTGCCGATGCTCGAGGAACGCGGCAAGCTTTGA
- the trpA gene encoding tryptophan synthase subunit alpha, whose translation MTSRIEAAFANAHAENRGVLGVFVSAGDPDAETSGAILDALVAAKADIIEVGMPFSDPMADGPAIQAASLRALSAGMTLAGTLEMARGFRARHPDTPLVLMGYYNPIYIYGVDAFLADAVAAGVDGLIVVDLPPEEDDELCLPAREAGLDFIRLVTPTSDAARLPVVLGTASGFVYYVAITGITGTQSAAADSISAAYSRISAATDLPIVTGFGIRTPDQAGEAASLSDGAIVGSAVVDIIADNLDKDGRGTPEIVSKIAAFVGDLAQGVAAAGRRR comes from the coding sequence ATGACTTCACGAATCGAAGCTGCCTTTGCCAATGCCCACGCCGAAAACCGCGGCGTTCTCGGTGTGTTTGTGTCGGCCGGCGATCCCGACGCCGAAACATCCGGTGCCATTCTCGACGCGCTGGTCGCGGCCAAGGCAGACATCATCGAGGTTGGCATGCCCTTTTCCGACCCGATGGCAGATGGACCGGCCATTCAGGCCGCCTCGCTGCGGGCGCTGTCGGCTGGAATGACGCTTGCCGGAACGCTGGAGATGGCGCGCGGGTTCCGGGCCCGACATCCCGATACGCCGCTGGTTCTGATGGGCTATTACAACCCGATCTACATCTATGGTGTCGATGCCTTCCTTGCCGATGCTGTCGCGGCCGGGGTTGACGGGCTGATTGTCGTCGACCTGCCGCCGGAAGAGGATGACGAGCTGTGTCTGCCAGCGCGCGAGGCGGGGCTGGATTTCATCCGCCTTGTCACCCCGACAAGCGATGCCGCGCGCCTGCCTGTCGTTCTCGGCACCGCCAGCGGCTTTGTCTATTATGTTGCCATTACCGGCATTACCGGCACGCAAAGCGCTGCTGCGGACAGTATCTCAGCTGCCTATAGCCGGATTTCGGCCGCAACCGACCTGCCGATTGTCACCGGTTTTGGGATCCGGACACCGGACCAGGCCGGCGAGGCTGCCAGCCTGTCTGACGGCGCCATTGTCGGATCTGCCGTTGTCGACATCATCGCGGACAATCTTGACAAGGATGGCCGGGGAACGCCGGAAATCGTGTCCAAAATTGCCGCATTTGTTGGCGATCTTGCACAAGGCGTGGCGGCTGCCGGCCGCCGGAGATGA
- the accD gene encoding acetyl-CoA carboxylase, carboxyltransferase subunit beta has translation MNWITNAVLPKIKALVTSNDVPDNLWVKCKACGQMIFHREFEQANNCCSTCGHHAPLPPEARFAMIFDDAGFEKVELAAIADDPLKFRDSRRYADRLKDTRAKTGVKDAIAVAHGRIGGRKAVIAAFDFRFMGGSMGRMVGNGIIAAAETAVAQDAALITVPSTGGARMQEGVLSLMQLPRTILAVEKVRAAGLPHIVLLAHPTTGGVTASFAMLGDLQIAEPGAIIGFAGRRVIEETVREKLPENFQTAEYLQDHGMVDAVIPRAEQPSYIGRILGFLMDQREATRAA, from the coding sequence ATGAACTGGATCACCAACGCGGTGCTGCCGAAGATCAAGGCGCTTGTCACCTCCAATGACGTTCCTGACAATCTGTGGGTCAAATGCAAGGCCTGTGGCCAGATGATCTTTCACCGCGAATTCGAACAGGCAAACAATTGCTGTTCGACCTGCGGCCATCACGCGCCATTGCCACCCGAAGCACGCTTCGCGATGATTTTTGATGATGCAGGTTTTGAAAAGGTCGAACTGGCGGCGATTGCCGACGACCCGCTGAAATTCCGCGACTCGCGCCGCTATGCGGACCGGCTGAAGGACACCCGCGCCAAGACCGGGGTCAAGGACGCGATCGCTGTCGCGCATGGCCGCATTGGGGGTCGCAAGGCCGTCATCGCCGCCTTCGATTTCCGTTTCATGGGCGGATCGATGGGACGCATGGTCGGCAATGGCATCATCGCCGCCGCCGAAACCGCGGTGGCGCAGGATGCCGCGCTGATCACGGTGCCGTCGACCGGCGGCGCGCGCATGCAGGAAGGTGTGCTGTCACTGATGCAGCTGCCACGCACGATCCTGGCCGTGGAGAAGGTTCGTGCAGCGGGTCTGCCGCATATTGTGTTGCTGGCCCACCCGACAACCGGCGGTGTCACCGCGTCCTTTGCCATGCTTGGCGACCTGCAGATCGCCGAACCCGGTGCCATTATCGGATTTGCCGGCCGGCGGGTGATCGAGGAAACCGTCCGAGAAAAGCTCCCCGAGAATTTCCAGACCGCCGAATATCTTCAGGATCACGGAATGGTCGACGCGGTGATTCCGCGCGCCGAGCAGCCATCCTATATCGGTCGCATTCTCGGCTTCCTGATGGATCAGCGCGAGGCCACAAGGGCCGCCTGA
- a CDS encoding folylpolyglutamate synthase/dihydrofolate synthase family protein, which produces MPSSPSPDDTQRASDALTRLTSLHPKLIDLGLDRTFDLLARLGNPHHRLPPVIHVAGTNGKGSVIALMRAMAEAGGLRVHCYVSPHLCRFNERIRLAGNLIGDGELASLLEEVEAANGDMPVTFFEVTTAAAFLAFSRVEADLLLLETGLGGMLDSTNVLSTPAATIITPVARDHEHFLGSDLAGIASQKAGIMRGSVPCFSAAQQPQVMAALDTYASHLGTEVTALGRDIGWTPNRDGGIDIDMHSAAGTRRIRLPAPSLHGPHQQANMALAVAALVCVLPDLADDDLAAGVQSAIWPGRLQRLSSGPLSRLVERPVWIDGAHNAHGADALAAALPGIDARKWHFICGALDTRPADEFLHRIAPLAASLQCVAIPDQPASLSAADLARAAQHSFPAAQSARSVADALKQLADGPADSGLPVMICGSLYLAGHVLAQNASLPD; this is translated from the coding sequence ATGCCGTCATCTCCATCTCCGGACGATACACAGCGCGCCAGTGATGCGCTGACCAGGTTGACGTCACTTCATCCAAAGCTGATTGATCTGGGACTGGACCGCACCTTTGACCTTCTTGCCAGGCTCGGCAACCCACATCACCGTCTGCCACCGGTCATCCATGTTGCCGGTACCAACGGCAAGGGATCCGTCATCGCGCTGATGCGGGCCATGGCCGAAGCCGGCGGTTTGCGGGTTCATTGCTATGTATCGCCGCATCTGTGCCGCTTCAACGAGCGGATCCGGCTGGCAGGCAATCTGATTGGTGATGGCGAGCTTGCCAGCCTTCTCGAAGAGGTCGAGGCCGCCAATGGCGACATGCCGGTCACATTCTTCGAGGTGACGACTGCCGCCGCCTTTCTGGCGTTTTCGCGCGTCGAGGCTGATCTTCTGCTTCTCGAAACCGGCCTTGGCGGCATGCTGGATTCGACAAATGTGCTGTCAACGCCAGCGGCCACGATCATCACACCGGTGGCGCGCGATCATGAACATTTCCTTGGCAGCGATCTGGCCGGTATTGCCAGCCAGAAAGCCGGCATCATGCGCGGGTCCGTTCCCTGTTTCAGCGCCGCCCAGCAGCCGCAGGTGATGGCGGCCCTTGATACATACGCCTCCCACCTCGGCACCGAAGTGACGGCGCTTGGACGCGACATCGGCTGGACGCCGAACCGGGATGGCGGCATTGATATCGATATGCACAGCGCCGCGGGCACACGGCGCATCCGGCTTCCGGCCCCGTCGCTTCACGGTCCCCACCAGCAGGCAAATATGGCGCTTGCCGTTGCGGCACTTGTTTGTGTCCTGCCGGACCTTGCCGATGACGATCTTGCCGCCGGTGTCCAGAGCGCCATCTGGCCGGGACGGCTGCAGAGGCTTTCCAGCGGACCCTTGAGCCGGCTTGTCGAGCGCCCGGTCTGGATCGATGGCGCACACAACGCGCATGGGGCGGACGCGCTGGCCGCCGCGCTGCCGGGAATCGATGCGCGAAAATGGCATTTCATCTGCGGCGCTCTCGACACCCGGCCAGCCGATGAATTCCTGCACCGCATCGCGCCTCTTGCGGCATCGCTTCAGTGCGTTGCGATTCCGGATCAGCCCGCCAGCCTGTCCGCCGCTGATCTGGCGCGGGCCGCACAACACAGCTTTCCAGCAGCACAGAGT